The Lichenihabitans psoromatis genomic interval CAGGGTTATGCTCCGCCGGCGCAGACGGTTCAGGTCCCAGCATCGCTGCCCTACTCCCTTTGGGGCAGCGGTTTCGGCGACTTCGGGCATAACGGCCGCGACGGCAATGCTGCAGCGCTCGATCGTGCGCTCGGCGGCTTCGTGCTGGGCGGCGACGTCCGCATCGACGGATCGGCCTTGAACAACTGGCGCATCGGTCTCGTCGGTGGCTACACAAACGATCAGATCGACGTGAAGGCGCGCGGCGCGTCCGGCAGCGTCGAAACATTCTTCGGTGGCGTCTACGGGGGCGCGCATTATGGCGCAGTCGATATCAAGCTCGGGGTCACGGGCGGTGGCCTCCAAACCACGACGCAGAGCAATGTCGCTTTTCCGGGCTTCATCGACCGGACCGACGCGACCTATGGTGGCTCGATGGTCCAGGGCTTCGGTGAAATCGGTTATAAGATCGCGCTCGGCTACGGCACGATCGAACCCGTTCTACAGGGCGCCGCGATCCATATTGACCAGGATGGGTTCACCGAACGAGGCGGAGCCGCTGCGCTTTCGGGCTTCACTCGAGGCTATGACGTCCAAACGACGACGCTCGGCCTCCGGGGAGAGAGCGCAATTTTCACCACGCTGCCGCTGAGCGCCCGCGGGTTTGTCGGCTGGCGTCATGCATTCGGCGACGTGACCCCGAGCGCATTGCTGGCCTTTAGCGCGGGTTCTAATGCGTTCGCGATCAGTGGCAGTCCCATCGATCGCGACGCTGTGGTGGCGGAGGTTGGCCTCGACTATCATGCGGCGGCAAATCTGGTCATCGGGGTCAGCTATGCCGGCCAAGCTGGCCAACGCGCTTATGACAATGCCATTTCGGCCCGCCTCGCTTATCGCTTCTGATCGAGACGACAAGAATGCCGCGGCGGTGAAACGCGAAAGGGAGGCCTGTGAGCCGCAACGACGAACAGACCAAGCTGACCGCGACATTTCTGAACACGATCGCGGTGGCGGTCATCGTGGCGGGAACGATAGCGCCGCTCTTCAGCGTGCTTTATGGACTAACGACGCTGACGCCAGATCAAATTCGGTTCATTGCACTAGCGGCGCCGACTTGGTTCTTGATCGGAGTCGCCATACATTCACTGGCGAGGCTGGTTCTACGCAGCGTCGGAGGATCGCATGACCCTGTTTGAAGTTTATGCCGTGTTTGGTGCACCGCTGATGCTCTTGGCCGGCTGTGCCGGCATCGCCTGGTACGCCATTCACCATTGAACGTCACCATCGCGCAGGCGGGTGGAGGCGTTTCAGTCGACGGTTGCTAATCGCCGGTTGAGGTGCAGGTAATTCGGATTAAATCCGGAAAATGCCGCCAGTTTTGCCACGTCGATAATGTCGAGGACGCCCGCTTTGAAGGTGATGAACCGATCGTAGCGGAGTTGCTGCAGCGTTCGGTTCACGTGAATGGTCGAAAGCCCCATCGTGTCAGCCAGTTCTTCCTGCGTCATGGGCAGGTCGAAACTGTTGTTGTGACACAGGCCAACCGCCTGCAGCCTGAAAAAGAGCTCGCAGAAGAGATGAGCGATCTGCTGATCGGCCGGGCGTTGCCCCATGCTGACCAACCACTCCCTTAAGATGCCCTCATCGACAAGGGTCGCCCACCAGAGCGCGCGGCTGATGCGGGAGTGTCGCGCGGTGAGTTCCTCAACGACGACGCGAGGGATATCGACGATAATGCAAGGGCTGAGGGTGCCGATGTTATGGTCCATCTCGCCGAGGATCGCGACATGCAGGTCGCAAAAGTCGCCGGGGACCAAAAAAGCCAAAATCTGACGGCGCCCCTGCTCGATGATCTTATAGCGACACGCAAATCCCTTCATGACGAGACGGACGTGCTCGGGTCGGTCGCCTTCCCGGATCAGGTCGCGATGACTGTCGACCTGCCGGGTTCGGGAGGATAGATGCGCGAGCGTTACATTGTCGGCGACGGTCAGAAACCCGCTATGGGCGAGCTTGCGGATGAGCGGATTTTGCATGTCGCGTCCTCCGGCATTGGCGATCAAAGTGAGCCGGTGACCTCCAAGGGTCCGACACTCGATTGATCACGCATCCCGGAAAAAACGTCGAGACCCACCAACGACACCTAGCCCTAACACGGCCCGAACACTCTGTACGTTTTGTGATGTTGCATCCGGCAGACACGTGATCGCCAGACACGCGGACGCCCTGACCGAAGGCCGTCTCGTTGCGAAGCGAAACCGGAACGATGATCGTGGCAATGGGTTGTTTTCATGAATATGTCGTAAACGGAGTCGAAAAATGACAAGGCAGACGATCGTCGTCGTCGAAGACGAACCCGCACAACGGATCGGGGCTGCTGCGATGTTCGCCGATCATGGCTTCGACACTGCCGAATTCGAGAATGCTGACGAGGCGGGCGCCTACGTGCGGCAGAACGAGGATAAGGTGCTGGCCGTTTCACCGATGTTCAAATGCCGGGCGACACCGATGGCGTCAATCTCGTGGCCCAGATCGCGGTCACTTGCCCGACCATTACGTTGTTGGTGACGTCGGGACGATCCGAGGGCGTTCTGGAGCGACTACCCCCGAATGGGTTCTTCGTCCCGAAGCCGTGGAGCGCGACGGATCTCGATCAGGCCATCGACCATATCCGACGCCGCCAACAATAAACCCGAAGGTCACGAGGGCGGTTGATCGAGAGTCTCGCGCAAGGTCACGAGTTTGGTTTTCAGTGCGTCGAGCTCGTCGAACGGGAGCCCGGTCGCGCATATCATCCCGGTGCGGATCGATCTGCAGCGCTCGTGGAGCGCTTGGCCCGCTTCGGTCAGGGACACTCGAACCTGCCGCTCGTCGACCTTATCGCGGCGTCGCGAGACGAGGCCGGCGGCTTCGAGCCGCTTGAGCAGGGGCGTTAGCGTCCCTGAATCCAGCAGCAATCGTTCGCCGATCGCCTTGACGGTCAGCCCGTCCGTCTCCCACAGCACCAACAGGCAGACGTATTGCGGATATGTGATGCCGATCTCGTCGAGATGCGGTTTGTAGCGGCGGGAGAACGCATGCGCCAAGGCATAAACCGCAAAACAGATCTGGTCGCCCAGCAGCAAGGACGCCTGTCCCGCCTCCCCGACACGTTCCAGATCATCGACGTCGCTCGGCGACCCATTATCCGCATTCGGCGTCTCGCGTGAGCCCGACGGTCGCGCCGGATCGTCAGAGAGAATCATGCTGATCTACCTGTCACAAAAATCCCGAATACGTCGACGGCGAGAACGGGGATGGATCGCACACCCTGTTCAATCCCCAACGACCAAGCTCTTGAAGCTGAACCATAACATCAGCAAAGCGCTCCCGTGTCATCCGAAGGATGACCGAAGCTGGTAGGTAGAGTGAGCGGCGGCGTGCACTTGGTCTCCGAGAATTTTCTGTTGACCCTGCATCTTCGAGCCTTGTCAAAACTGGCACATTCACCTGTTGTTCTGGCTTCGATGGCGATTCGACTTGCGCCACTCCCCCGTCCCGCCTTCGCCCTAATGCTGGATCATTTCCGATGAGCATGCGTTGACGAAAGCAATTGGAAGGCAGTTCTATGATCCTTAAGACCCTCACGTTCGTTGGAGCCCTGGTGCTTGTTTGCCCCACGCTGGCTTTGGCGCAGCATCAAGGCTCGATGGAAGACCAACTCGCGTGCACCCCCGACGTCTACCGGCTTTGCTCATCCATGATCCCGGACGAGGATAAGATCGTGGCGTGCCTTGAGCGGAACAAGCCAACCCTGTCGGCGGCCTGTCAGAAGGTGTTTTCGGCGCCGAACCCCGGACACAGTCAATCCGACAACAACGACGACTGACCCGCTTTCCCGACCGAAAGGTTCACTGATCGGCAGACGACGACTCGTCTTCATCTGGGTCGTCTGTCGCGGGCACCGCATAAACCCCGCCAAGCCATCTGTTGAGATCGACATCCGCGCAGCGGGTTGAGCAAAACGGATCATGGGCGGGGACGACAGGCTTTCCGCAGATCACACAGGCCTTGGACTGACGCCCCGCCTGATCTTTATTGTCGTTAGCGGCTGGCATGTTCGCAGCCTTTCGGTCGTCGGATGCAGTCATCGCAGATCCTGAGACGTGCAGAGTTCAAGCCTGGTTCAGCCATAGGAGATGGGCGGGATAGCCTTCGCCGACCAGCAGCCCCAAGGTCTCGTAAAGCGGCAGACCAACCACCGACGAATGCGAGCCGATGAGCTTCATGACGAAGGCCTCGGCCAAGCCTTGGATGGCATAGCCGCCAGCCTTGCCGCGCCACTCGCCCGACGCCAGATAGGCTTCGATTTCCTGGCTGGACAAGCGCTTGAAGCGCACCCGCGTCTCGACCAATTTATGGCGGACATGTCCCTTCGGGGTCATGACGCTGACGCCGGTGTAGACGCGATGGGCGCGACCCGAGAGCAGCCGAAGACAATCGTCGGCCTCGTCGAGGATTTCACATTTCGGCAGAATGCGTCGTCCGACACAGACGACTGTATCGGCGGCGACGATAAAGCAATCCTCGAGATCGGCGCGGGCTTGTGCCGTGGCGGTTGCGGCATTCAGCTTTTCGGCCGCAAGGCGGCCAGCCAGCACACGCGGAAGTTCACCCTTGTGCGGCGTCTCGTCGATATCCGTCGGCAGAAGGACGTCGGGCTCAATGCCGATCTGTTGCAGCAGAGCCAACCGTCGAGGCGACGCGGATGCGAGAACGAGCTTGGGACGCCAAGTTCCGGTACGGCCGGCGCCGCCCCGTCGGTCCGTCGCGTTCACTTGAAGCGGTAGGTGATACGGCCCTTGGTGAGATCGTAGGGCGTCATCTCGACCAGCACCTTGTCGCCCGTGAGCACGCGGATCCGGTTTTTACGCATTTTTCCGGCTGTGTGAGCCGTGATTTCGTGATCGTTCTCAAGCTTCACGCGGAACATCGCATTCGGAAGCAATTCGGTGACGGTTCCCGGAAACTCGAGCAGTTCTTCTTTCGCCATATGATCCATTCTTTCTGGCGCGCGAGCCATCCCGGCGCGGTGTGGCAACGCGAGCATTCATCCCGAACAGGCGAAAAGGCCGATCCGCGAGACATTCTCATCATCGTATCGATCGGCACGCCCACGCAAAACCGCTCTCCCGAGCGAGTAGTCCGGCAGTGCCTCTCTCGCATGTAGTTGAACCAAGCAGGTTTGTGAACCATCGCATCACCGACGGAGGAGCGATTCCGTCGTTCTGCCGTCATTTTGGACAATCTTAATTCCCGGACGCCGGAAACTGAGCCGAACCGGTCGTCCGGTCTTCATCCGCCCCCGCGGCCACGAGCGCATCGCGCTGCTTCAATTGGCGAACGCGACGCATGCTGATCGGGATGTGCACCAGATAAGCCAAGGTCAAGACGATCAACATTTCCATCGGGAATGTCGCCAGCAAAAGGATCACGACCGCGACGCCGAAGAGAACGAAGATCACCTGATCGCGGGGGACTCGCCCAATGGTCTTCCCCGACCAATGCGGGAGGCGGCTCGCCATCAAGGCCGCCACGGCCAGCACATAGATGATCTCGAGCGGCACAAAGACGCGAGAGATGTTCAGCTCGAACACCGAGTAATGCAGATAGAGCGGCATCAGGACGACCACGGCGCCCGCCGGAGCCGGCATCCCAGTGAAGAACTGAGATGTCCAGGAGGGCTTATCGTCATCGTCGAGCGCGACATTGAAACGGGCGAGTCGCAGCGCACAGGCGATCGCGAACACCATGGCGGCGAACCAGCCAAAGCTTTTCACGCCACTGAGAGACCAGAAATAAAGCGTCAGTGCTGGCGCCACGCCGAAATCGAGGAAGTCGGCAAGCGAATCGAGCTCTGCCCCGAAGCGGGTCGTGCCCTTGAGCGCGCGCGCCAGGCGCCCATCGATCCCGTCGAGCACCGCAGCCGCCAAGATCGACAAAACTGCCTTATCGAACTGCCCGTCAGCGGCCATCCGGATGGCCGTCAACCCGAGACAAAGCGCCAGGATCGTCACGAGATTCGGAAGAATGATCCGCATCGGCACGGCACGAAAGCGCTTCGAACTCTCGCGCCGATAGGGTCCACGATCGAAGTCAGGCGTCATTTACGATCCCCGCAGCACGAGCGGGGACGATGTCGTCCAGCCGAGCCACACCGCAGCGCGCCCCGCCGCGAGCTTCTTCAAACATGATCCGCCGTCATCTGTCGATCATCATCTCGCGCCATCGACTCAGCCGCGCCCAGCAGCGGCCTTGGACCGGGCCGGAAGATTTCGACCTTTTCGGTGAAGCCACGAGCGGGGAACAGCCCGATTTGCTCGGCACCGCGTCGCATGTGATTGACGAAGGCGGCCGACAGCAGCAGAGGCTGGCTCAATTTGGCATTCATGCTGGCAATCCGACTGGCCAGAGCGACATCCCGCCCGATCACGGTGAAATCCAGCCGCAGGCCGGATCCGACGTTGCCATAGGCCACTTCGCCGTAATGCAAGGCTATTCCGATTTCCATGGGTCGACGATCCGGATGCAGCCGGTTGAAGGCATCCACCGCGTCGAGAGCCGCTTCTGCCGCCTCAAGCGCCCGATCGGATGCGTCGCAGGACCGCTCCTTCGTTTCGCGGAAGACAGCCAAAAGGCCATCGCCCAGATATTTCAACACCTCGCCGCGTCGCTCTTCGACCGGCGGCACGAGACAATCGAACAAATCGTTGAAGAGATCGACAGCCTGGACCGCACTAAGTTCGGCCATGTGGCCAGTCGAGTCGCGGAGATCGGCCACCAGCATCGCGGCCCGTATGGTTGAGACCTGCCCCCGCTTCGCGCGGCCCGCCAAAATGGCGCGGTGCGGTTCATCGCCCACATAGGTGCGAAGCAACTTGTCGAGGGTGGACCACCCGAGCCGCGCATCGATGCGGGTCGTCAGCGGCGGAATCCAAAACGCGATCGTCATCAGATCGAGCTTCGAAAACCCGGTCTGCTGTCGCGTCGCGAAGGTCACCCAGGCATTGGCGCCATTCGTAAGCAAGATCGGAACGCAGATGTAATGCGTGATGCCGCGATCGCGAAGTGATTTGACGATACCGAACCGGTCATCCGACGTGTCGGGAATCCAGACCTCGACCCATTGCTGGGTTTGTGCCGCAAGATAATAGGGGCTTGCGAGATACTCTGGAGCTCGTTCTTCCGTCTGAACATAGACGGTTTCGGTCACACCTTCGCCGCGGACCCAATAGCGGCCCACTGCATCATGCTCTGCCGTGACCATCGAGGTCGACGAGGCATAACGATCAAGCGGCAAACCCGCCTCGATCATCCGCTCGCATAATTCCTCGATCAGCGACTTGGATGCGGTGCGTCTATCCGATCGCATGAGCCAGTCGACGAGGTCGACCGCCTTGCGAGCACGGTCCGACGGCATGCCGGCCAGAAGATCAGGCATCGACATCCCGGATACCGTCAATCCCGATACCGCGGGTCGTGCGATCTGCTGACCTGCACCACCGATCGATCCGGTGGAGCCCTCCTCGGTCATTCCGGTCATGGCACGATCCTAACCAGCCTTGAAGCTCCGTGACGACTCCGCCCCCTTCACATCGGCCAGTACGGTTTCGCCCGCGATCGCTCGAGATCCATGGCCGACCAACACGCGCACGCCTTCGGGAAGATAGACATCGACGCGGGACCCGAACCGGATAAGACCGAAGCGATCCCCCGCGCCGATCGACTCGCCTTCACGCACGAAGGACACGATGCGGCGGGCAATCAAACCGGCAATCTGCACGACACCGATCCGGCCGCTCGCGGTTTCCAGCACCATGCTGGATCGTTCGTTATCTTCGCTGGCCTTGTCGAGATCGGCGTTTACGAACAAGCCGGGTTTGTAAGCGATCCGCACGATTCGGCCGGTCATCGGCGCCCGATTGACGTGGCAATCGAACACACTCATGAACACCGAAATGCGCTGCATGGGCCGGTCGCCCAATCCGAGTTCCGAGGGCGGCACGAAGAAACCGATCGACGAAATCACGCCATCGGCGGGTGATATCACCAAGCCTTCCCGCATGGGCGTCACGCGCTGTGGGTCGCGGAAGAAATAGACGCACCAGAGCGTCGCGATCCCACCGATCCAGCCGAGCGGGCTCCAAATCCAATCGAGGATCAGGGCCACGACCGCAAAGGCCGCGATGAAAATATAGCCTTCCGGATGAACGGGCGTGAGCTGCCGTCGAATACTCGCAAACATAGACATCAGGTCTTCAGCGCCCTTCCGAATGAGTCAACATTTTCGCATTGTTTGTGTGCGAAGTCACCCGCTGAGCATCATGCCTGTTGGCTGTGCACCGCACGGTTGAGACAAGGCATCACTCTGCGGCGCGAGCCGATCCGGAAGCAGGCTCGAAGGAGTTCTCCGGCAGGTCATCGCCCTCTTCATCGGCGCGGCGGAGAGCATCCCGTGCGGCATCGGCTTGACGTTGGCGGTTCCACATGGCCGCATAAGTGCCCCCGCGCAGCAATAACTCGTCGTGGGTGCCGCGTTCGGCGATCACGCCCTTGACCAAAACGAGAATCTGATCTGCCGCCACTACGGTCGACAGCCGATGCGCGATGACCAGCGTGGTCCGCCCGCGGGAAACGCGCACGAGCGCATCCTGAATTTCGCGTTCGGTAAAGCTATCGAGCGCCGACGTCGCCTCGTCGAGCACCAGCACCGGCGGCGCCTTGAGGATGGTGCGTGCGATCGCAACGCGCTGTTTCTCACCCCCCGAAAGCTTCAAGCCACGTTCACCGACCTGCGCGTCATAACCGCCGGGCACAGAGATGATGAACTGGTCAATTTGCGCGTCCTTGGCGGCCTCGCGGATATCCTCGGGGCTGGCTTCCCAGCGCCCATATCGGATGTTGTACTCGATCGAGTCGTTGAACAGCACCGTATCCTGCGGAACCATGCCGATGGCCGACCGCAAGGATTTTTGGGTCACGTTCAGGATATCCTGCCCATCGATGGTGATGCGACCGGACGAGGCTTCGTAGAAGCGGAACATCAGCCGTGACAGCGTCGACTTGCCGGCGCCGGAGGGGCCGACGACCGCAACCGTCTGGCCGGGTGCAATCTCGAACGAGACGTCTTTCAGGATCTCCCGCGCCGGGTCGTAGCCGAAATTCACATGCTCGAAACGCACCCGCCCTTCGGTCACCTTCAGGTCACGCGCGCCCGGCTTGTCCTTCACTTCGGCCGATTGATCGAGAATCGAGAACATCAGTTCGATGTCGATGATGGCCTGTTTGACCTCGCGGTAGACGAGGCCCATGAAGTTCAAGGGCTGGTAGAGCTGGATCATCATGGCATTGACGAGAACGAAATCGCCGACAGTGTTGTGACCGGCCCGGATGCCGCGCAGACACATGATCATGACGACCGCAAGACCGACGCTGAAGATCAGCGCCTGACCAGCATTGAGAAAGGCCAATGACGTGTAGGTCTTGACGCTGAGTTTCTCGTATCGCGCCATCGACCGATCATAACGATCCGCCTCGCGCTCCTCGGCACCGAAATATTTCACGGTTTCGAAATTGAGGAGACTGTCGATCGCCTTCGTATTCGCGTCCTGATCGCTTTCGTTCATCGACTGGCGGATCGCGATGCGCCAATTCGTCGCCACCGTCGTGAACAGCATATAGGCGATGATCATGATCGTGACCGCGAGCGCGTAAAGCCAGTCGAACTGAAGCGTGAAAACCGCGAGGATCAGCACGAATTCGACAGCGGTCGGGACGCCGGTCAGCATGATCATCCGCACGATCGTCTCGATCGCCGTGCGCCCCCGCTCCAAAACGCGGGTCAAGCCACCCGTCTTGCGCTCGAGATGATAGCGCAGCGACAGTTCGTGCAGATGCACAAAGACTTCTGTCGCGAGACGACGCACAGCATGCATCGCGACGGACGCAAACAAGGCGTCGCGCCCTTGCGTAAACAGCGCCATGACGATCCTGAGGACCCCATAGGCCACAGTCAGCGCCACAGGCCCCGTCATGTCGGACGGGAGGAAGCCGAGACCATGATCCGCTTTGCCGACCACGGCATCCGTCGCCCATTTGAACGAATAGGGGATCGCAATGGTGATGAGTTTGGCAACGATCAGCAAAACGAGCGCCGCATAAATGCGACGGCGGAGATCGGCCCGGTCGCTCGGCCAGATGTAAGGCCAAAGATTGCGGACAGTCGTGAAGAGACTGGCCTCGGCTTTGACGCGCGGTTTTGATGGCGCGGCAGGCCCGGCCACCGGCAGGGTTTGATGGGTCATACGGCGCCGGAAGCCGAGAAGCAGTGACGTTTGAGCATGGCGTCTATATAGCGCCAAAAGCCCGATTTAGAACCCTTACAACCACGCCATTGATGTTCAGTTGGTCGCGCGGTTCGGCACGACGAAGATTTGACCGGGATAAATCAGATTCGGGTTGCGAATCTGCGTCGCGTTCGAGGCGTAAATCTCGGTATAGGCGACCCCATGCCCCAACATTTTACGGCTGATCCTCCACAGGCTGTCGCCCCGGATCACCGTTGCGGATTGCAGTTGCGCCACGATCGCGGCTGCCGCCGCTCCATCCGACGCAGCGCCCGGTTCTGTCGGTGCCGTATCGGTCGATCGTGCGGCGCCAGGGCTCGCGATGTTGGGGGTTCCGGACGTCGCAAGTGCAGTCGACGTCGAAGCGGGGCCGGCGACACCCGGCATGGCACGGGAGCCATCGGTCGCTGACGCCGCTCCCCCAAGCCCAGGCGAGGCGGAGGCAAGCCCAGCCGAGGCCGAGGGAGGAGCATTCGATGCGACCACGGATGGGTGGGTGGCGCCAAGCTGCTGCTGCGCGCCCGCCATGGCCTTCGATGGGGTAGCAGGCGGCGCCTTCGCGATCAGCATGCGCTTCCCACGCCCGATCGCGCCGGCGGCGGGATAATCGAACGGCACCTCGGCCCGGTTGACCACCTTACCGCTCGCCGCCTCCAACTCATCGGCCCGCACGGTATATTTGCCGGGTCGCATCCCATGCTCGACCTTGACGGACCAACGGCCATCTTTTCCGGCCGTGACGTCGGCCAGAAACGCGCCATTGAGGTACACGCGGCATTGGTTCCCTGCATGAGCCGATCCCGAGGCCGTGAACTGACCACCCTGCCCGGCTTCGACGCTTTGGATCGACACGGGAGCGGATGGGCCGGCCGTCGCGACCGATGACACGAGCGGTGTACCGTCCGACAAGACACGGGCCGGTTGATCCGGTGACAGAATGGCCACCATCGGCTTCGCCGTGCCGCTCTTGGCGATCGAAACCGCAACCGATTGGCTCGAAGGAACCGGCCCCTGGCCGGTCTTCGCGGTCTGCAGGGTCAGGTAATGCTCCCCTTCGCCGAGAGTGGGTGGCAACAGAGCGAATTGTCCGGATCCGTCGATCGTCATATGGGCCACAACGACGCCCCGATCGACGAGCGACACCTCACTGCCGGGCTCACCGCGCCCCGCGACGACCGCCTCACCGGTCGGCTCGACGCGCACAACATCGAAGCTCGGCGCAGCCGCTCCGCCGGTCGGGTTAGTCGCAGGCGCGGCAAGCGGGTCTGTTGTCTTGCTGAGAGGCGCGACGCTTGCGCCTGGCTGCCCGGCGGACGACGTCGATCCGGTCGATGATGCCGTCGCGGTCGGATTTGACGCCATGGTCGAGGTCGGCGAAGGGGCCGGTGCCGCCTCGCTCGCAGAATTTGTGATCGGCTTCTTGGGCTGGCTGGTCGATGCATCCGTGCCGAACAAAGGAGCAGGCTTGACCGCAGGCGGGGTCATCAAGGCGAACGGGGTCGGGTGTTGACCGCCTCGCCAGAACGCGAAGCCGAACGCCAAAAGAACGAGCACGACCAGGATCGTAGTCGTAACGCTCCCACGTGGGCTCCTCAGCCAGGCCAACATCATCGTGCTCCTCTTTGAGAGCACGCTAGCGAGTCTTCGCCCCAGGTTCCAATAAACTTTACAGAATCCTTAACATGGCCGTTATCGTTTCGATTGGATGTGGCCGAATCGGGCAACGTGACGCGCGCTTGACCCATCCGACGGCTCGGGCGACAAGCGTCCCCATGAGCGATCTGAAATCAATCTGCGTCTACTGCGGCTCCGCGAGCGGCACGAACCCGCACCATCTCCAAACGGCCGAAGCGCTTGGACGCGCCATGGCGGAAGCCGGAATCGGCCTCGTCTATGGAGGCGGCAACGCGGGTCTGATGGGCGCGACGGCCCGGTCGGTTCTGGCCCATGGCGGTCATGTGACCGGCATCATCCCCGACTTCCTTCGCGATCGTGAACTCGTGCTGAGCGACGCACAGGAGATGATCGTCGTCCCCGACATGCACACCCGCAAGCAGATGATGTTCGAGCGATCCGACGCTTTCGTCGCCCTGCCCGGCGGCATCGGCACGTTGGAAGAATTAGTCGAGCAGATGACGTGGGTGCAGCTCGAACGCCACACCAAGCCCGTGCTGATCGCCGATATCGACGGGTTTTGGCAGCCGCTTGTCGCGCTTCTCGAGCATATGCGCGAGAATGGCTTCGTTCGCCCGAGCGCGGAGGTCAATTATATCGTGGCCGAACGAACCGCAGATATCATTCCGATGCTTCGCGAGGCTCAGGCCCGAACGGCGCAGCTTGGACTGAGCCATACTGTCCTCGATACGCCGCTCTGACGCGATCGTGACCTAAGGTCTTGGCTTGACGCCGATCTTGGTGTGAATCGCAGCGGCGACGCTGGCTGGCACAAACGCTGAAATATCCCCACCCATCGCGGCGATCTGACGAACCAAGGTCGCCGTAATGAAACGACTTGCCGCCGAAGCCGGGATCAGCACGGTCCTGACCTCCGGCGCCAGGACCGCATTCATTCCAGCCATCTGCATTTCATAATCGAGGTCGGTGCCGTCCCGCACCCCGCGGAGCATCAGAGTAGCGCCGCACCGACGCGCCGCCTCCACAGCGAGCCCATCAAAGGTAGCGACCTCGACGTCGCATCCGGCAACCGTCGCGATGGACGCGCATTCTGCTTGGATCAGTGCGGCCCGCTCGGCAGCGTCGAAAAGCGGCGTCTTCGAGGGATGAACCCCGATCGCCACGACGAGCCGATCGCAAATCGCCATTGCGGCCGAGATGACATCGAGGTGTCCGTTGGTGAGAGGATCGAACGACCCCGTGTAGAGGCCGGTTCGAGCCATCAGGCCTCCGGCTCCTCGTCGAGGTCCGCCCCGCCGACATCCGTGCCGCTGTCAGCCGCCTCGGGAATATGTTCGACCGACACTACCTTCTCGTCCTTAGCGGTGTTGAACACGATGACGCCTTGCGTGTTGCGGCCAGCGACGCGGATGCCTTCGACCGGGCAGCGGATCAACTGACCACCGTCCGTCACCAGCATGATCTCATCCGCATGTTCGACCGGGAACGACGCCACCAGTTTGCCGTTGCGGGTATTGGTCACCATGGCGACGATACCCTTGCCGCCGCGTCCCGTCAGCCTATACTCGAACGACGAGCTTCGCTTGCCGAAGCCCCGCTCCGAAATCGTCAAAATGTCCTGCTCGGCTTCAGACATCTCGATATAGCGCTGCGGCGACAGCGTGTCGGGCCCATCCGGGGCGTCGCCGTTCTCACCGACGACCTCGTGTTCGATATCGTCTTCCACCACGCCCTCGCGGGCACGGCGCCGCTTGAGGTATGCGATCCGCTCGCCCGGCTCTGCCTCCATGTGCCGCAGGATCGACAGGCCGATCACCTT includes:
- a CDS encoding ABCB family ABC transporter ATP-binding protein/permease → MTHQTLPVAGPAAPSKPRVKAEASLFTTVRNLWPYIWPSDRADLRRRIYAALVLLIVAKLITIAIPYSFKWATDAVVGKADHGLGFLPSDMTGPVALTVAYGVLRIVMALFTQGRDALFASVAMHAVRRLATEVFVHLHELSLRYHLERKTGGLTRVLERGRTAIETIVRMIMLTGVPTAVEFVLILAVFTLQFDWLYALAVTIMIIAYMLFTTVATNWRIAIRQSMNESDQDANTKAIDSLLNFETVKYFGAEEREADRYDRSMARYEKLSVKTYTSLAFLNAGQALIFSVGLAVVMIMCLRGIRAGHNTVGDFVLVNAMMIQLYQPLNFMGLVYREVKQAIIDIELMFSILDQSAEVKDKPGARDLKVTEGRVRFEHVNFGYDPAREILKDVSFEIAPGQTVAVVGPSGAGKSTLSRLMFRFYEASSGRITIDGQDILNVTQKSLRSAIGMVPQDTVLFNDSIEYNIRYGRWEASPEDIREAAKDAQIDQFIISVPGGYDAQVGERGLKLSGGEKQRVAIARTILKAPPVLVLDEATSALDSFTEREIQDALVRVSRGRTTLVIAHRLSTVVAADQILVLVKGVIAERGTHDELLLRGGTYAAMWNRQRQADAARDALRRADEEGDDLPENSFEPASGSARAAE
- a CDS encoding LysM peptidoglycan-binding domain-containing protein, with amino-acid sequence MMLAWLRSPRGSVTTTILVVLVLLAFGFAFWRGGQHPTPFALMTPPAVKPAPLFGTDASTSQPKKPITNSASEAAPAPSPTSTMASNPTATASSTGSTSSAGQPGASVAPLSKTTDPLAAPATNPTGGAAAPSFDVVRVEPTGEAVVAGRGEPGSEVSLVDRGVVVAHMTIDGSGQFALLPPTLGEGEHYLTLQTAKTGQGPVPSSQSVAVSIAKSGTAKPMVAILSPDQPARVLSDGTPLVSSVATAGPSAPVSIQSVEAGQGGQFTASGSAHAGNQCRVYLNGAFLADVTAGKDGRWSVKVEHGMRPGKYTVRADELEAASGKVVNRAEVPFDYPAAGAIGRGKRMLIAKAPPATPSKAMAGAQQQLGATHPSVVASNAPPSASAGLASASPGLGGAASATDGSRAMPGVAGPASTSTALATSGTPNIASPGAARSTDTAPTEPGAASDGAAAAAIVAQLQSATVIRGDSLWRISRKMLGHGVAYTEIYASNATQIRNPNLIYPGQIFVVPNRATN
- a CDS encoding TIGR00730 family Rossman fold protein; this translates as MSDLKSICVYCGSASGTNPHHLQTAEALGRAMAEAGIGLVYGGGNAGLMGATARSVLAHGGHVTGIIPDFLRDRELVLSDAQEMIVVPDMHTRKQMMFERSDAFVALPGGIGTLEELVEQMTWVQLERHTKPVLIADIDGFWQPLVALLEHMRENGFVRPSAEVNYIVAERTADIIPMLREAQARTAQLGLSHTVLDTPL
- the coaD gene encoding pantetheine-phosphate adenylyltransferase, which codes for MARTGLYTGSFDPLTNGHLDVISAAMAICDRLVVAIGVHPSKTPLFDAAERAALIQAECASIATVAGCDVEVATFDGLAVEAARRCGATLMLRGVRDGTDLDYEMQMAGMNAVLAPEVRTVLIPASAASRFITATLVRQIAAMGGDISAFVPASVAAAIHTKIGVKPRP